A genomic segment from Montipora foliosa isolate CH-2021 chromosome 9, ASM3666993v2, whole genome shotgun sequence encodes:
- the LOC137970998 gene encoding trafficking protein particle complex subunit 13-like, which yields MDTGLREREHSLTLRVMRLTRPSLYTSVPVTNELQDLPGVTFENAQMSDITSVKGLRAFALGELFVLPQSFGNIFLGEVFSSYVTVHNDSNQPVKDIVIKTDLQTSSQRLTLSGTANMPVAKLDPEESFDQVIQHEVKELGTHILVCAVSYASLAGEKMYFRKFYKFQVLKPLDVKTMFYNAADDEVFLEAQVQNITSSPMVMESVKLEPSADYTATDLNTIPYEQQGDAASGEESSSRSIFGTGSYMNQNDTRQYLYKLTPHSPTFKNVKITNVVGKLDIVWRTAFGERGRLQTSQLQRVPPPVLDIKMSVIQIPDAVLVEKRFPLKISLRNTCDRKMDLKLFMTKSKDGGLMWCGTSGKSLGPLLPGNVVELQLNLLPLAAGLQSVGGLQIVDTLSSRTYELDNLTQVFVYSSELSPFIHERKPEVPLRKSDFFNA from the exons ATGGACACCGGACTACGGGAGAGAGAACATTCGTTGACTTTAAGAG TGATGAGACTTACAAGGCCATCCTTGTACACCAGTGTGCCGGTAACAAATGAGTTGCAAGATTTACCAG GTGTTACCTTTGAAAATGCTCAAATGTCAGACATAACATCAGTAAAGGGCCTCCGTGCATTTGCCTTAGGAGAGCTTTTTGTCTTGCCACAGTCATTTGG AAATATATTCCTTGGTGAAGTTTTTTCAAGTTATGTAACTGTTCACAATGACAGTAATCAACCAGTTAAAGACATTGTAATCAAG ACTGATTTGCAGACATCATCTCAGAGATTAACCCTGTCAGGGACAGCTAACATGCCAGTTGCTAAACTGGACCCTGAGGAGAGCTTTGATCAGGTCATACAGCACGAAGTCAAAGAACTTGGAACTCACAT cCTTGTGTGTGCTGTGAGCTATGCATCCCTTGCAGGCGAAAAAATGTATTTCAGGAAGTTCTACAAATTTCAG GTCCTGAAGCCTCTTGATGTCAAGACAATGTTTTATAATGCTGCG GATGATGAGGTGTTTCTTGAGGCTCAAGTACAGAACATAACATCCAGCCCAATGGTGATGGAATCTGTCAAGTTAGAGCCATCAGCTGATTACACAGCAACAGATTTGAATACCATCCCATATGAGCAGCAAGGGGATGCAGCCAGTGG AGAGGAATCTAGCAGCAGGAGTATATTTGGGACAGGATCTTACATGAACCAGAATGACACCAGACAATACCTTTATAAGCTGACACCACATTCTCCTACTTTTAAGAATGTCAAG ATAACAAATGTCGTTGGAAAGTTGGACATTGTATGGAGGACAGCGTTCGGGGAAAGAGGAAGACTTCAAACCAGTCAGCTCCAAAGAGTG CCTCCGCCAGTTTTAGACATCAAAATGAGTGTAATTCAAATCCCAGATGCAGTTTTGGTGGAGAAAAGGTTTCCGTTGAAAATCAGTTTGAGAAATACATG TGACAGAAAGATGGATCTTAAGTtatttatgaccaaaagtaAAGATGGCGGTTTGATGTGGTGTGGCACATCTGGCAAG AGCCTTGGTCCTCTCCTTCCTGGAAATGTCGTGGAATTACAGCTAAACCTCTTACCGCTTGCTGCCGGTTTGCAA AGCGTTGGTGGGTTGCAAATCGTAGACACGCTCTCTTCACGGACGTACGAGCTGGACAACCTGACACAAGTGTTTGTGTATTCCTCTGAACTGTCACCATTTATTCACGAACGCAAGCCTGAGGTCCCACTGAggaaaagtgatttttttaatgcCTGA